Proteins co-encoded in one Haladaptatus sp. ZSTT2 genomic window:
- a CDS encoding DUF5789 family protein: MRLNNGASELIEAQTYPTTSGDFVEQYGDEEIQLANGAETFGEVFGLYEADETFTDAEDAKLAAFQAVSHKGVGRRYYSDRESFDIGENSPEAVSF; encoded by the coding sequence ATGAGACTCAACAACGGCGCAAGCGAACTCATCGAAGCCCAGACCTACCCAACAACCTCCGGCGACTTCGTCGAGCAGTACGGCGACGAGGAAATCCAGCTCGCAAACGGCGCAGAGACGTTCGGTGAGGTGTTCGGCCTGTACGAAGCCGACGAAACCTTCACCGACGCAGAGGACGCAAAGCTCGCGGCGTTCCAGGCAGTGAGCCACAAGGGCGTTGGGCGGCGCTACTACTCTGATCGTGAATCGTTCGACATCGGTGAAAACAGTCCGGAGGCCGTCTCCTTCTAG
- a CDS encoding 4Fe-4S dicluster domain-containing protein → MAIDPQFHENREVVDEHNGHDVWGPVDEPEVLGIHGTHVAVDFDICIEDGACLEDCPVDVFEWVDTPGHPESERKADPAKEAQCIDCMLCVDVCPVDAIDVDAGRQAGGGW, encoded by the coding sequence ATGGCAATTGACCCACAGTTCCACGAAAACCGCGAGGTAGTGGACGAACACAACGGCCACGACGTGTGGGGTCCCGTCGACGAACCCGAAGTACTCGGTATCCACGGAACCCACGTCGCAGTTGATTTTGACATCTGTATCGAAGACGGCGCGTGTCTCGAAGACTGCCCCGTAGACGTGTTCGAATGGGTAGACACCCCCGGCCACCCCGAAAGCGAGCGGAAGGCAGACCCGGCTAAAGAAGCCCAGTGTATCGACTGCATGCTCTGTGTAGACGTGTGCCCGGTCGATGCAATCGACGTGGACGCCGGCCGACAGGCCGGTGGCGGCTGGTAA
- a CDS encoding GNAT family N-acetyltransferase — MKLSDKLEFGHEDRRLIYEYIESHGAVTPKELERTLRVDPSGLKHHIAILKRDGLIEVADDKLLVSIEAGAEEEFTDEGVDYTIRPARQEDLTGLVGAIRQVSEEKTYIVGESVADVIDHEEVLLRHNELESRMFFVACVNREVVGWVHLSAPELEKLGHTAELTVGVIDEYRGHGIGSHLLHRGLEWAKENGFEKIYNSVPSTNTDAIQFLESHDWEIEATRAKHYKLGETYIDEVMMAVRL, encoded by the coding sequence ATGAAACTCTCTGACAAGCTCGAGTTCGGCCACGAAGACCGACGTCTCATCTACGAATACATCGAGAGCCACGGGGCGGTGACGCCAAAAGAGCTAGAGCGAACGCTCCGCGTTGACCCGAGCGGCCTCAAACACCACATTGCGATTCTCAAACGCGACGGTCTCATCGAAGTCGCAGACGACAAGCTGCTCGTCTCCATCGAGGCCGGGGCAGAAGAGGAGTTCACCGACGAGGGCGTCGATTACACCATCCGCCCCGCCCGGCAAGAAGACCTCACGGGGCTGGTGGGCGCGATTCGCCAGGTTTCAGAGGAGAAAACCTACATCGTTGGTGAGTCGGTCGCGGACGTCATCGATCACGAAGAGGTGTTGCTCCGGCACAACGAGTTGGAGTCGCGTATGTTCTTCGTCGCGTGCGTGAACCGAGAGGTCGTCGGCTGGGTGCATCTGAGCGCGCCTGAGTTAGAAAAACTCGGTCACACCGCGGAGTTGACCGTCGGCGTCATCGACGAGTACCGGGGCCACGGCATCGGGAGCCATCTCCTGCACCGCGGGCTCGAATGGGCCAAGGAAAACGGCTTCGAGAAAATCTACAACTCGGTGCCGTCTACGAACACCGACGCAATCCAGTTCCTCGAATCCCACGACTGGGAAATCGAGGCGACGCGCGCGAAACACTACAAGCTCGGTGAGACGTACATCGATGAAGTGATGATGGCCGTGCGGCTCTGA
- a CDS encoding DUF5784 family protein, translating to MAGPLRFRRSPQQWSEKRVRRALLSELDDTIGATMSGPWFKPPGGYDARRFTMDNGDFALFCWNDSEAYWLGNTQTPSTLWRTDKYSFDEVPYPVARWAQRELLADLKDTDPWLASYDHVAWFFLPVFFSKDGRETTRRYFYDHASGFPDADRDEAIQFYEDLLDTGLLDEYRYTMASKLGTSARLDQTRMDATMGEFNAARLLIDAGYELVPEIDVHTGHTLDFRALKGTEDVIVEVTRPRPPTKRVANTPTAAVRDTAATKTNGQLSEHHDAVLFVDCTSFRDDEWNAVAGEQPNVHHEPAVVFRARPDGSFSGYKKGAVPLSLDGVIDWA from the coding sequence GTGGCAGGTCCGCTTCGCTTCCGGCGTTCACCCCAGCAGTGGTCCGAAAAGCGGGTGCGCCGGGCACTGCTTTCGGAACTCGACGACACCATCGGCGCGACCATGTCTGGGCCGTGGTTCAAACCACCCGGCGGCTACGACGCGCGCCGGTTCACGATGGACAACGGCGACTTCGCGCTCTTTTGTTGGAACGACAGCGAGGCCTACTGGCTTGGGAACACACAAACCCCGAGTACGCTCTGGCGGACGGACAAGTACTCCTTTGACGAAGTACCCTACCCCGTCGCGCGGTGGGCACAGCGCGAACTCTTGGCCGACCTCAAAGACACGGACCCGTGGCTCGCAAGCTACGACCACGTCGCGTGGTTCTTCCTCCCCGTGTTCTTCTCGAAAGACGGCCGCGAGACTACCCGTCGGTACTTTTACGACCACGCTTCTGGGTTCCCGGACGCAGACCGCGACGAGGCCATCCAGTTCTACGAAGACCTCTTGGACACCGGCTTGCTCGACGAGTACCGCTATACGATGGCGTCGAAACTCGGGACGAGCGCCCGCCTCGACCAGACGCGCATGGACGCGACGATGGGCGAGTTCAACGCCGCCCGCCTCCTTATCGACGCGGGCTACGAGTTGGTGCCAGAAATCGACGTTCACACCGGACACACCCTCGACTTTCGCGCCCTCAAAGGCACCGAGGATGTCATCGTTGAGGTCACCCGCCCGCGTCCGCCGACCAAACGCGTGGCGAACACGCCAACCGCGGCGGTCAGGGACACCGCGGCGACGAAGACGAACGGCCAACTCAGCGAACACCACGACGCCGTCCTGTTCGTTGACTGCACCTCGTTTCGTGACGACGAGTGGAACGCCGTCGCTGGCGAGCAACCGAACGTCCACCACGAACCAGCCGTCGTGTTTAGAGCACGACCCGACGGCTCGTTCAGTGGCTACAAAAAAGGGGCTGTGCCGCTCTCACTCGACGGCGTAATCGACTGGGCCTAG
- a CDS encoding DUF5786 family protein, which produces MSMGAYDEQEHMRREEKTSRVNADNPDDTRLRYEGKVEYDSGDSAAALLEQFKKMKQQ; this is translated from the coding sequence ATGTCAATGGGTGCCTATGACGAACAGGAACACATGCGCCGCGAAGAGAAAACTAGCCGTGTCAACGCAGACAACCCAGACGACACACGCCTTCGGTACGAGGGTAAAGTCGAATACGACTCCGGCGACTCCGCTGCGGCGTTGCTCGAACAGTTCAAGAAGATGAAACAACAGTAA
- a CDS encoding DUF6757 family protein, with protein MRCHYCDREAAFAVEKDHMKVGLCEQHLRERMRELADAQAFGTLPDGLDTK; from the coding sequence ATGCGCTGTCACTACTGCGACCGAGAGGCTGCCTTCGCCGTGGAAAAAGACCACATGAAGGTCGGGCTCTGTGAACAGCATCTCCGCGAGCGAATGCGGGAACTCGCAGACGCGCAGGCGTTCGGCACGCTCCCGGACGGACTCGATACGAAGTAA
- a CDS encoding cupin domain-containing protein, which yields MQKVRIDELDRRMSPASRRVPVAKALETEGLALNYFELAPGESFAFGYHCHHDQEEVFYIQEGTATFETDDGEVTVEEGEAIRFAPGDHQQGFNHTDERVVALAIGSPKESTEIDLYGDCEDCGERTPQKIEMVETKDALVTVCLECGAQTGRYT from the coding sequence ATGCAAAAGGTTCGTATCGACGAGTTAGACCGTCGAATGAGTCCGGCAAGCCGCCGGGTTCCCGTCGCAAAGGCACTCGAAACCGAGGGCCTCGCGCTCAACTACTTCGAACTCGCCCCCGGCGAGAGCTTCGCCTTCGGCTATCACTGCCACCACGACCAAGAAGAGGTGTTCTACATCCAAGAGGGTACGGCGACGTTCGAAACCGACGACGGCGAGGTCACCGTCGAGGAAGGCGAGGCCATCCGCTTTGCCCCCGGCGACCACCAACAGGGGTTCAACCACACCGACGAGCGCGTCGTCGCCCTCGCCATCGGGTCGCCCAAAGAATCGACCGAAATCGATCTCTACGGCGACTGTGAGGACTGTGGCGAGCGCACCCCGCAGAAAATCGAGATGGTCGAGACCAAAGACGCCCTCGTCACCGTCTGTCTCGAATGTGGCGCACAGACCGGCCGGTACACGTAA
- a CDS encoding NAD(P)H-binding protein → MNILVTGATGFVGRRLVPALLDAGHDVRVLVRDAASYDAPTGVSVFSGDLLDPWGVDAAVEDVDAAYYLVHSMGAGDDFRERDRRAAHNFERAASRAGVSRVIYLGGLGEDRDHLSDHLRSRREVELVLREGAYDLTTLRAAIIIGDGSASFEMVRQLADRLPVMVTPRWVNTKCQPIDVDDVIAYLVGVLSVPETAGETYEIGGPDVLTYREVLERTAEIQGHDLTIIQVPVLTPTLSAYWLDLVTDVPSSVAHPLIHGMKNTVVVTDHRIEGLISVPGIPFDDAVRKALGAGTVEVIDG, encoded by the coding sequence ATGAACATTCTGGTCACCGGCGCGACGGGATTCGTTGGCCGTCGGTTGGTTCCTGCGTTGCTCGATGCTGGCCACGACGTGCGCGTTCTCGTCCGGGATGCCGCGAGCTACGACGCCCCCACAGGCGTCTCGGTCTTCTCGGGGGACTTACTCGACCCGTGGGGCGTAGACGCTGCCGTCGAAGACGTAGACGCCGCCTACTACCTCGTCCACTCGATGGGCGCGGGCGACGACTTCCGCGAACGCGACCGCCGGGCAGCCCACAACTTCGAGCGCGCCGCGAGCCGGGCGGGCGTCTCGCGCGTCATCTATCTCGGCGGCCTTGGTGAAGACCGCGACCACCTCTCAGACCACCTCCGGTCGCGCCGCGAGGTCGAACTCGTCCTCAGAGAGGGTGCCTACGACTTGACGACGCTCCGGGCGGCCATCATTATCGGTGACGGGAGTGCGAGTTTCGAGATGGTGCGCCAGCTCGCAGACCGCCTGCCGGTGATGGTCACCCCACGCTGGGTGAACACGAAGTGCCAGCCCATCGACGTAGACGACGTGATTGCCTACCTCGTGGGCGTCCTTTCCGTCCCCGAAACCGCGGGGGAAACCTACGAAATCGGCGGCCCGGACGTGCTCACCTACCGCGAGGTGTTAGAACGCACCGCCGAGATTCAGGGCCACGACCTGACCATCATCCAAGTGCCGGTGCTCACGCCGACGCTCTCTGCGTACTGGCTCGATTTGGTGACGGATGTCCCTTCGAGCGTCGCCCACCCGTTGATTCACGGCATGAAAAACACGGTCGTCGTCACCGACCACCGCATCGAAGGCCTGATTTCAGTCCCCGGAATCCCGTTCGACGACGCCGTGAGAAAAGCCCTCGGCGCAGGTACCGTCGAGGTCATCGATGGGTGA
- a CDS encoding electron transfer flavoprotein subunit beta/FixA family protein, which produces MHSIVLTKGVPDFREGQVSFNEEGHLERGKTPTVMNPNDKFALEAAMQTKVRHGGRVSVMSMGPPGYQGILIEAMRDVYADDLYLLSDREMAASDTWATAITLSAGIEKLGEPDLIFAGFKTADGETGHTGPQTAWCLDWPMITHVIALDVDEEEKRVRAKRLVEGDIKEVETVEVDLPAFIVMDPEFEPSYRRAEHRLVFKDLRQETQKRAENAENAITVWDHVALNLDPNFIGLDGSPTIVSSVDPIPKAPAEREATMVEATDMEGMKEVFDVMDAFAAGD; this is translated from the coding sequence ATGCACTCAATTGTTCTTACGAAAGGCGTCCCCGACTTCAGAGAGGGACAGGTCTCTTTTAACGAGGAGGGACACCTCGAACGGGGAAAGACGCCGACGGTGATGAATCCGAACGACAAGTTCGCACTGGAGGCGGCGATGCAGACAAAAGTCAGACACGGCGGCCGTGTCAGCGTGATGAGCATGGGGCCACCGGGCTATCAGGGCATCCTCATAGAAGCGATGCGAGACGTCTACGCAGACGACCTGTATTTGCTCTCAGACCGCGAGATGGCCGCCTCTGATACGTGGGCGACTGCGATTACGCTCAGCGCGGGCATCGAGAAACTCGGTGAGCCAGACCTCATCTTTGCGGGGTTCAAAACCGCAGACGGTGAGACGGGCCACACCGGCCCCCAGACAGCGTGGTGTCTCGACTGGCCGATGATTACCCACGTCATCGCCCTCGACGTGGACGAGGAGGAAAAACGAGTTCGCGCAAAACGTCTCGTCGAAGGCGACATCAAGGAGGTAGAGACCGTCGAGGTCGACCTGCCTGCGTTCATCGTGATGGACCCCGAGTTCGAGCCGAGCTATCGACGGGCCGAACACCGACTCGTGTTCAAAGACCTACGCCAGGAGACCCAAAAACGCGCAGAGAATGCAGAGAACGCGATTACGGTCTGGGACCACGTCGCGTTGAACTTAGACCCGAACTTCATCGGGCTTGATGGGTCACCAACCATCGTGTCCTCGGTCGACCCGATTCCGAAAGCGCCCGCAGAGCGCGAGGCGACGATGGTCGAAGCGACGGACATGGAAGGGATGAAAGAAGTGTTTGACGTGATGGACGCGTTCGCAGCGGGGGACTAA
- a CDS encoding electron transfer flavoprotein subunit alpha/FixB family protein, which produces MMALDPSNHTVPELESALAEIDDATALAEMLEAEKDGKNRTTAIAAIEARMEAVGGAEDEAEAQDEPEGAKERPEAKRAIDVIELAEDLPDELEHPTVDKKHVRALVGGTYRDMWVYCETQAGELIDVSKEMLGKARELIDEYNDDYDADERVVGVVIGDNASDLADDVIAYGADVAIYHEDDRLERFQHKPYTEIVSDMSRGDADWRDYDKPRYFLFPATNNGRDLSAMVQAELDSGLASDCSDLYITDELISNPVKTGEPGVKVEFERVLHMKRPDFSGFEYSTILCLDNPTREFHPQGASVIPGSFPVPEADEDRVGLIVDHSLELPDEWFKVHVTEFNQLDEGVDLTGREVIVAVGRGIGKDPTKGIELALDLVKQFDDADLGLSRGVVTASYKVGGHVEQYVAEERQLGETGQVVAPPLYIAAGISGAIQHKVGVDQSDTIIAINTDSDARIRDFSDYFIEGDLFEVLPQLTEALESGELNLKALADGRGDAQ; this is translated from the coding sequence ATCATGGCACTCGACCCATCCAACCACACAGTTCCGGAACTCGAATCCGCACTCGCGGAGATAGACGACGCGACGGCGCTAGCCGAGATGCTCGAAGCCGAAAAAGACGGGAAGAATCGAACGACCGCCATCGCCGCCATCGAAGCGCGCATGGAAGCGGTTGGCGGAGCAGAGGACGAAGCCGAGGCCCAGGACGAGCCGGAAGGGGCGAAAGAGCGACCGGAAGCCAAGCGCGCCATCGATGTCATCGAACTCGCCGAGGACTTGCCCGACGAACTCGAACACCCCACGGTGGACAAAAAACACGTCCGCGCGCTCGTTGGCGGCACCTACCGCGACATGTGGGTGTACTGCGAGACCCAGGCGGGCGAACTCATCGACGTGTCGAAGGAGATGCTCGGGAAGGCGCGCGAGCTGATAGACGAGTACAACGACGACTACGACGCGGACGAACGGGTCGTCGGCGTCGTCATCGGTGACAATGCGAGCGACCTCGCAGACGACGTGATCGCCTACGGCGCGGACGTGGCAATTTACCACGAGGACGACCGCCTCGAACGCTTCCAGCACAAGCCGTACACCGAAATCGTCTCGGACATGAGTCGGGGGGACGCAGACTGGCGCGACTACGATAAACCGCGATACTTCCTGTTCCCGGCGACGAACAACGGCCGCGACCTCTCTGCGATGGTGCAGGCCGAACTCGACAGCGGGCTGGCGAGTGACTGTTCTGACCTCTACATCACGGACGAACTCATCTCGAACCCCGTGAAGACGGGCGAGCCCGGCGTGAAAGTCGAGTTCGAGCGCGTGTTGCACATGAAACGCCCCGACTTCAGCGGATTCGAGTACTCGACGATTCTCTGTCTCGACAACCCGACTCGGGAGTTCCACCCGCAGGGCGCGTCGGTGATTCCGGGGAGCTTCCCCGTCCCTGAGGCGGACGAAGACCGGGTTGGCCTCATCGTCGACCACAGCCTCGAATTACCCGACGAGTGGTTCAAGGTACATGTCACGGAGTTCAACCAACTCGACGAGGGCGTCGACCTCACTGGCCGCGAGGTCATCGTGGCGGTGGGTCGCGGCATTGGCAAAGACCCGACGAAGGGAATCGAACTCGCGCTCGACCTCGTCAAACAGTTCGACGACGCAGACCTCGGCCTCTCGCGCGGGGTGGTGACGGCGTCGTACAAGGTCGGCGGCCACGTCGAACAGTACGTCGCAGAGGAGCGCCAACTCGGTGAGACCGGACAGGTGGTCGCGCCGCCGCTGTACATCGCGGCTGGCATCTCCGGGGCGATTCAGCACAAAGTCGGCGTCGACCAGTCGGACACGATTATCGCCATCAACACCGACTCCGACGCGCGGATTCGAGATTTCTCCGATTACTTCATCGAGGGAGACCTGTTCGAGGTGCTCCCGCAGTTGACCGAGGCGCTCGAAAGCGGCGAATTGAATCTGAAAGCACTCGCGGACGGACGCGGTGACGCACAATGA
- a CDS encoding DUF7530 family protein codes for MGEQPSTYGDAWVYESIVGALPGVSLSPWRSALVQFVLFEGGLLVVAALSGRWNAVPAGTTAIVVAAVGSLAMSRIANRIRTADAPRTYRRLLFGPNVEVVLAVLAFVALVTYLFTFDTGTEPLVTQLLGESPPMLGVYLLLLVCWDLCYRIGTGWWASVTALWRSWTYEFPPDQARALSRADGETLAFGLLQLALVPFVAGQPVLAAALLGHVVAMVVVTGLSLLLLRKNRSVTVVSSS; via the coding sequence ATGGGTGAGCAGCCGTCAACGTACGGCGACGCATGGGTGTACGAGAGCATCGTCGGCGCGCTGCCCGGCGTCAGCCTCTCGCCGTGGCGCTCTGCGCTCGTCCAGTTCGTCCTCTTCGAGGGTGGCTTGCTCGTCGTCGCGGCGCTCTCTGGGCGCTGGAACGCCGTCCCGGCGGGGACGACTGCCATCGTGGTTGCGGCGGTCGGCAGTCTTGCCATGAGCCGGATTGCGAACCGGATTCGCACCGCAGACGCCCCGCGAACCTACCGGCGACTGCTCTTTGGCCCGAACGTCGAAGTCGTCCTCGCGGTGCTCGCCTTCGTCGCCTTGGTCACCTACCTGTTCACCTTCGACACGGGCACAGAGCCGTTGGTGACTCAACTGCTGGGCGAGTCGCCGCCCATGCTCGGGGTGTACCTGCTGTTGCTCGTCTGCTGGGACCTCTGCTATCGCATCGGCACGGGCTGGTGGGCGAGCGTCACCGCACTCTGGCGGTCGTGGACGTACGAGTTCCCCCCAGACCAGGCGCGTGCGCTGTCTCGCGCCGACGGAGAGACGCTCGCGTTCGGGCTGTTACAACTCGCGCTCGTCCCGTTTGTGGCTGGCCAACCAGTGCTCGCCGCGGCGCTCCTTGGCCACGTCGTGGCGATGGTGGTCGTCACTGGACTCTCGCTTTTGTTACTGCGGAAAAACAGAAGCGTTACTGTTGTTTCATCTTCTTGA
- a CDS encoding PHP domain-containing protein: MPVADLHVHTTASDGTMALSDVPRAATLAELDVVAITDHDLIHPGLAAPVTSHEDITFIRGIELRVDAGSFDIDLLGYAVTPTDSLVSTLDRIQQNRLERARAIVAAVEARLGVSLDIEYKSGVGRPHIARAIEASEAPYAYQDAFDELIGDDGPCFVRRAAIPSFDDGAKLLTDACAVVSLAHPFRYPHPEKALDLAVSLDAIEAYYPYDRPVDDALVWEAVEEHDLLVTGGSDAHIDVLGKETLSGTELDRFCQRLSGSEPSTAREA, translated from the coding sequence ATGCCGGTTGCAGACCTCCACGTACACACAACGGCGTCTGACGGCACGATGGCGCTCTCCGACGTGCCGCGGGCGGCGACGCTCGCGGAACTCGACGTGGTGGCCATCACCGACCACGACCTCATCCACCCCGGCCTCGCTGCGCCCGTGACGAGCCACGAGGACATCACGTTCATCCGTGGCATCGAACTGCGCGTTGACGCCGGAAGCTTCGACATCGACCTGCTTGGCTACGCCGTCACGCCGACCGATTCCCTCGTCTCGACGCTCGACCGCATCCAGCAAAACCGCCTCGAACGGGCGCGCGCAATCGTCGCGGCCGTTGAAGCCCGCCTCGGCGTCTCCCTCGACATCGAGTATAAATCGGGCGTTGGCCGCCCGCACATCGCCCGCGCCATCGAGGCGAGTGAGGCACCGTACGCCTATCAGGACGCCTTCGACGAACTCATCGGCGACGACGGGCCGTGTTTCGTCCGCCGGGCGGCCATTCCCTCCTTCGACGACGGCGCGAAACTGCTCACGGACGCCTGCGCCGTCGTCAGCCTCGCCCACCCGTTCCGGTACCCACACCCCGAGAAAGCCCTCGACCTCGCTGTCTCACTCGACGCCATCGAGGCATACTATCCCTACGACCGCCCCGTAGACGACGCGCTCGTCTGGGAGGCAGTCGAAGAGCATGACCTCCTCGTGACCGGCGGCAGCGACGCGCACATCGACGTACTCGGGAAGGAGACCCTCTCAGGGACGGAGCTCGACCGCTTTTGTCAACGCTTGTCGGGGTCGGAGCCTTCAACTGCTAGAGAAGCGTAG
- a CDS encoding YkgJ family cysteine cluster protein, with translation MRVNCEGCAGCCIDWRALSPTTLDHERRGPRQPLDDVYNLVPLRREEVRRFLDAGYGDALVPRLFQDDNVADSRVTVDGITLAAIEGGPAFFVGLRKPPKPVAPFDTDPTWLPTCAFLDPETLQCRIHASDLYPEECAVYPGYNLSLDYETECERVEELFGGERLLDRTPTDARPLFGRHAIGEKVFVHPDPDRLSGIVSRLAAREATDEDRAEFIAVAAASSPGTTAINEAKYASAREQVVGADSWVGQAIAEWTARAGELGTPAPPGLAGAIELARGAPETAGWDTDN, from the coding sequence ATGCGCGTGAACTGCGAGGGCTGCGCTGGCTGCTGTATCGACTGGCGCGCGCTCTCTCCGACGACGCTCGACCACGAGCGACGCGGCCCGCGCCAACCGCTCGATGACGTGTACAATCTCGTTCCGCTCCGCCGCGAAGAGGTGCGGCGCTTTCTCGACGCGGGCTACGGTGACGCGCTCGTCCCCCGGCTCTTTCAGGACGACAACGTCGCCGACTCCCGGGTCACGGTCGACGGCATCACGCTTGCCGCAATAGAGGGTGGCCCGGCGTTTTTCGTCGGGCTTCGCAAACCGCCGAAGCCGGTCGCTCCCTTCGACACCGACCCGACGTGGCTCCCGACGTGTGCGTTTCTCGACCCCGAAACGCTCCAGTGTCGCATCCACGCGAGCGACCTCTACCCCGAGGAGTGCGCGGTGTATCCTGGCTACAACCTCTCGCTCGACTACGAAACCGAGTGTGAGCGCGTCGAAGAACTGTTTGGCGGCGAGCGCCTGCTCGACCGGACGCCGACCGACGCCCGCCCCCTGTTCGGCCGTCACGCCATCGGTGAGAAGGTGTTCGTCCACCCCGACCCCGACCGACTGTCGGGAATTGTCTCCCGGCTCGCCGCCCGCGAGGCGACCGACGAAGATCGCGCCGAATTTATTGCCGTCGCCGCCGCTTCGAGCCCCGGCACGACGGCGATAAACGAGGCGAAGTACGCCTCCGCCCGCGAGCAGGTGGTGGGCGCCGATTCGTGGGTCGGGCAGGCAATCGCTGAGTGGACAGCCCGGGCTGGTGAACTCGGGACGCCTGCGCCTCCCGGTCTCGCGGGTGCCATCGAACTCGCACGAGGCGCACCCGAAACCGCCGGGTGGGACACAGACAATTAA
- a CDS encoding FAD-dependent monooxygenase, which translates to MTEYEHYEAVVVGAGPGGAAAAAVLARNGIETLVLERGVDAGSKNVSGGLLYAEESAPYTIDDLFPDFREEAAERPITEYHLHNIAGKKVKSFDITDLHEHDTEWSDAVLRRKMDSWLAGRVHEMTRETGGGLLTGVRVNGLLREKGKIVGVTCDELDPITADLIVAADGVNSELARQAGLMDWDEPEEWFQGVKAVAEMPADVIAERFDISENEGIAHLFSGNLFGNVRGGGFLYTNQESLSIGTVFHLDSLMEERAEPHQLLDNLLTHPLLADWLGNDYTELEYSAKLVPDSKKVAHTSPFKDNLVLVGDAAGQMQAQGPIIKGMNHAVTAGALAAEAFAEARARGDIEAVGQRYTDKLYDEGVMKKLRPRGYQVARRVGENGPAEGILDGLLTSPVGRLGVRALGGRLEKLYSAPSLSMMVPDTQTPYVTLPTVIAEELGTRISTESEVTPPSLADRIGNLTYDTDVGNPHIKLLDNSLEASGAAVTACPVSAMDFGGGCYREETIMVDGKEERIVSLDTQPCVECGTCAVVAETKWEHPRGEKGVEFKWG; encoded by the coding sequence ATGACTGAGTACGAACACTACGAAGCAGTCGTGGTCGGCGCTGGCCCCGGTGGGGCGGCAGCGGCCGCGGTGCTCGCACGAAACGGTATCGAAACACTCGTTTTAGAACGCGGCGTCGACGCCGGGTCGAAAAACGTCTCAGGCGGCCTCCTCTACGCGGAGGAATCTGCCCCCTACACGATTGACGACCTGTTCCCCGACTTCCGCGAGGAAGCCGCAGAACGGCCCATCACGGAGTACCACCTCCACAACATCGCTGGGAAGAAGGTGAAGTCGTTCGACATCACCGACCTCCACGAACACGACACCGAGTGGTCTGATGCGGTGCTCCGCCGCAAGATGGACTCGTGGCTCGCCGGAAGAGTCCACGAGATGACCCGCGAGACCGGTGGCGGCCTGCTCACCGGCGTGCGCGTAAACGGCCTCTTGCGGGAAAAGGGGAAAATCGTGGGCGTCACCTGCGACGAACTCGACCCCATCACCGCAGACCTCATCGTCGCCGCAGACGGCGTGAACTCGGAACTCGCCCGGCAAGCCGGGTTGATGGACTGGGACGAACCAGAAGAGTGGTTCCAGGGCGTGAAAGCGGTCGCAGAGATGCCCGCAGACGTTATCGCAGAGCGGTTCGACATTAGCGAGAACGAAGGGATTGCCCACCTGTTCTCGGGGAACCTCTTTGGCAACGTCCGCGGCGGTGGCTTCCTCTACACCAACCAAGAGTCGCTGTCGATTGGGACGGTGTTCCACTTGGACTCGCTCATGGAAGAGCGCGCAGAGCCCCACCAGTTGCTCGACAACCTGCTCACCCACCCGCTGCTCGCAGACTGGCTCGGCAACGACTACACGGAACTCGAATACTCCGCAAAACTCGTCCCCGACTCGAAGAAGGTGGCTCACACGTCACCGTTCAAGGACAACCTCGTGCTCGTTGGCGACGCTGCGGGCCAGATGCAGGCCCAAGGGCCGATTATCAAGGGCATGAACCACGCCGTGACCGCAGGCGCGCTCGCCGCAGAGGCGTTCGCAGAGGCGCGCGCCCGCGGCGACATCGAGGCAGTTGGCCAGCGCTACACCGACAAACTCTACGACGAAGGCGTGATGAAAAAGCTCCGCCCGCGCGGCTATCAGGTGGCCCGGCGGGTCGGCGAAAACGGCCCGGCAGAGGGCATTCTCGATGGCTTGCTCACCTCGCCGGTGGGTCGCCTCGGCGTCCGTGCGCTCGGTGGCCGTCTCGAAAAACTCTACTCTGCGCCGTCGCTGTCGATGATGGTGCCGGACACCCAGACGCCGTACGTCACGCTACCGACGGTGATTGCAGAGGAACTCGGGACGCGTATCAGCACCGAGAGCGAGGTCACGCCGCCGTCGCTCGCAGACCGGATTGGCAACCTCACCTACGACACGGACGTGGGCAACCCGCACATCAAACTGCTCGACAACTCACTGGAGGCGAGCGGGGCGGCGGTCACGGCGTGTCCGGTGAGCGCGATGGACTTCGGCGGTGGCTGTTACCGCGAGGAGACGATTATGGTGGACGGAAAAGAAGAGCGCATCGTGAGCCTCGACACCCAGCCGTGTGTCGAATGTGGCACCTGCGCGGTGGTCGCAGAGACGAAGTGGGAACACCCACGCGGTGAGAAGGGCGTCGAGTTCAAGTGGGGCTGA